AGCGTAGCTACGGTCTTTGGCAACCTCCACCGATGTTGCAATCAGTGCATAGTAGGTTTGTGGCTCGTCGTAAGACGGCATCATGAGTGATTGGAATAAATAGGTCGCGACACCAGGTGCCGAAACACCTTTCAAGATATAAGGATTGAGCGAATCAAAATTTCCTGTGGAGGAAAGTTTAAGCGTGCCGCACTTGGGTGCCTTAGGATTAACATATTCAAAATGCGAAAATCCTGCCGAATATTTTGGCGCGCCATACAGAGTGATGGCGTGCTGCGGCGCCGCCAATGATGGCACGCTCGCTAGAATGAGACTAAAACAACACAACCAAAAACGCATGAGTTTATGCTAAGACACGCAGGCAGCATATGCTAGCACACAGGCTTGTGCTGCTGCGAATCACAACCGAATTGCACGCAAGTGGTGCATCAAGCGCACTAGGCTTTCGTTGGCTTGCCCCACGGTGCGGCGTTCAGTGCTTCTTTTGCGGCGCCCTTTTGGCCACGAATTTGCTCGAAGATCGTCAATGCTTGCGCCACCATTGATCCTGCGTCGTTAGCATTGGCGGGCAACAGAATGGTGGTTGAGGTTTTGGCGAGTTTTTCGAATGCCACCACATATTGCTCAGCGATCTTCATCGACACCGCCTCTTCGCCACCATTTTTCTGAATGGCCGCAGCGACTAATTCAATGCCCTTGGCGGTTGCTTCAGCAACAGCGAGAATCGCTTCTGCTTCACCCTTTGCGCGGTTCACTTGGTCGGTCAGCGCACCTTCGGAATTCAACACGACTTCTTGTTTTGCACCTTCGGCCATGTTGATTTTGGATTGGCGCAGACCTTCGGATTGTAAAATCTCCGCACGCTTTTGGCGCTCAGCAGCAACTTGAAGTTCCATTGCCTTCAGTACGGTTGCAGGCGGAGTGATGTTTTTAATCTCATAGCGCATACATTGAATGCCCCATGCTTGCGCGGCTTGGTTAATCGCTGCCACGATATTGGCGTTCAAGGTTTCACGCTCTTCGAAACACTGGTCGAGTGAGAGCTTACCAATCTCCGAACGCATCGTGGTTTGTGCGAGCTGTGACACCGCATAAATCGGATCACTCACGCCATAAGATGCTTGCACGGGGTCGATAACGCGCAGGTACAAAACGCCGTCCATCATCATGGTGACGTTGTCACGGGTGATGGCAGGTTGCTCCTGCACATCATAGGCGAATTCTTTCAGCGAGTGCTTGTAGGCCACGCGCTCGATGAAGGGGATAAGGATGTTGAGGCCTGGTTCCAGTTTACGGTCAAAACGGCCAAGTTTCTCGATAATCCACGCAGTTTGCTGCGGCACAATTTTGACACCCTTAAACAGAACGAGGATGCCAACAAAACCAACAGTTAGTAATAGAAATGGGGTGAACATAGGCGACTCCTATTTAACGGAAACGACATTACCTTTGACGGCGGTGATAGTAACATGTGCGCCTTCACTTAGCGCATCTGCAGCTTCGGGCGCGAGGACGGCGCGCATCTGTGTGCCAGACCAGTGAACAATACCTTCTTTGCCGCGCGTAAGACCATCTTTACCAACGGTAGCGCTGTCACCTACCATATTGGAATAGGCGGGTTCTTTGCCAATGCGCCATGCTTTGAGGCGTTTCCAAAGAAGAACGGTGAACACTGCCGAGCTGATGAAAAACGCAGCACCTTGGCTAATGTAATCTTCACCGCCAATCATGCCGATTTCTATGATGATGGCAGTCGCAAGCGCACCAAGACCGATAAATAATAAACCAATACCAGGAAGACCAAATGCTTCGAGTGCCAGTAGTATTGCGCCAGTAGCTAACCACATAATCGATGGTGTCATGAGCAACTCCGTTGCTGAGGTTTCATGATTCATTACCCGAAGAATGAGCCACGAGCAATGATAAGCAGTAGCTATTTTTTCTCAGCAGGCGCTTCTTCGGCTGCGGGAACAGCTTCGGGGGCCTTCACGGGCGGATATGGTAGGTTGCTACCTTTGGAATTGAGGTAAGCAATCAGGTTGGCGCGCTCCTGATCTTTTTTGTTGCCCGCATAGGCCATGATGGTGCCAGGAATGGCTTTTTTCGGATTCCACTGGAAGGCGTTCATTTCTTCCCAGCCCCATTTGCCGCCCGCGTTCTTCAAAGCGTCGGAGTAGCCAAAACCTGCCGCATGCGCGCGCGGGCCGCCCATAATACCATAGAGGTTCGGGCCAATCTTGTTTGGCTCACCTTGCTCAATCGTATGGCAGGTCGAGCATTTTTTGCTGAAGTAATCCGCGCCTGCGGCAATATCGGCGTTCGCGTAGAGCGCTGAAATATCAGCAGGACCTGCAGCCGCAGCTGGTGCGCCGCCTGTTGTTGTTTCCACCACTTCGATGCTGTAGCCGCGCTTTTCTTCGTGGTGTGCGCCTGGGTGTGCAGGGCCGCCATCATACATAAATTGCGTGACTTTTCCCGTTACCATGCCGATAACTCCAGCAGTAAGTATGGCCATGGCAATTGTATTCAGCTTCATATTCATGGTAGATCCATTCGTGCGATGATTAGCTATGGTGCGGGTAGCATAAGGATGGTTTCGCCGCAAGAGAGATGAAAAGAAAATGACAATACGGCCCTTAATTGTGATACCGGCGCGACTTGCCGCCACACGTTTGCCTGAAAAACCCCTCGCCATGATTGGTGATGTGCCGATGATTGTACATGTTTGGCGACGGGCAGTGGAATCAGGCATTGGCGATGTATTAGTGGCATGTGATAGCGAGCGTATTGCTGCGCCGATTCGCCAAGCGGGCGGTGTTGCTGTATTGACGGATGCGAATTTACCCTCGGGCTCTGATCGCGTGTGGGCGGCAATCCATGAAAGCAATCATGAGATTATTATTAACTTACAAGGCGATTTACCAACGCTGGAGCCCCAATTACTCTCTGTGTTGTTGGATACGCTTTCTCGCTCGGGTGCGGATATCGCGACACTGGCCGCGCCTATTACGCGGGCAGAAGAACACACGAATCCCTCAGTCGTAAAAGCAGTGATTGGCCAGGATGGGCGAGCGCTTTATTTCACCCGCGCCACCGCGCCACATGGCGAGGGAGCGCGTTACCACCATATCGGTATTTATGCGTATAAGCGGGATGCCCTTCGGAAATTTATCGGTTGGGCGCCTTCCCCTCTTGAAATTCGCGAGAAGCTGGAACAGCTTCGTGCCCTCGAGAATGGCTTGCAGATTGCGGTTTCTGTGGTAGATACGGTGCCCTTGGGCGTGGATACGCCTGAAGATTTAGAACGCGCTCGGGAGATGCTCGTTGGTTGAAGGGGACTTAACCCCTAGCTTCGCTTCCCCCGCCGCAAGCAGCTTGTGCAGCTACGGCGCTACGCGAGACAAAAGGAGAGACAACGATGAATAAACCTTATCATGTGGTGGCGATTGGTAACGCGATTGTTGACGTGCTGTCATTTGCCGACGATGCGTTCGTACAAAAAGAAGGCATGAACAAGGGCACGATGTGCTTGATTGACGAAGCGCGTGCGGAAGAACTTTACAACAAGATGGGCCCATCGACTGAAGTGTCGGGCGGCTCTGCAGCGAACACGCTGGCAGGCCTCGCCTCACTTGGTGCGAAGACCGCGTTCATCGGTAAAGTATATAAAGACGAATTAGGGAAAATTTTCCGCCATGATTTGACATCGCTTGGCGTGGACTTCTCGACCCCTGCGGCAGATAAGGGTAAAGCGACCGCGCGCTGCCTGATTTGCGTGACGCCCGATGGGCAGCGCACGATGAATACCTTCATTGGTGCCTGCAACGAATTATATGAGCGTGATATCGACGAAGCATTGATTGCCAAGGCGCAGATTGTGTATGGCGAAGGCTATATGTGGGATCAAGAATGTGCGAAAATTGCACTCAAGAAATCGTTCGCACTTGCTAAGCAACATGGCGCAAAAGTTGCCTTTACTTTGTCAGACGTGTTTTGCGTAGAACGTTCGCGCGATGAATTCCTGAATATGATCGAGAATGATTTCGATATTCTATTCTGCAACGAGGCTGAAGCGCGTGCGCTTTACCCAGGCAATGATTTCCCTGCGATTTTAGATGCGCTGCAAGGCAAGTGCGACATTATCGCAATCACGATGAGTGACAAGGGCTCGCTGATTCTGACCAAAGACAAACGCACGATGGTGGATGCTGTTCCTGTGCGTGAAGTCGTGGATACAACGGGCGCTGGCGATTTATATGCGGCGGGCTTCCTCTATGGTTATGTGAATGGCATGGATTTACGTGATTGTGGCCGCCTAGGTTCTGCCTGTGCGAGCGACATTATCACCCACTTGGGTGCGCGCGCGCAAAAAAGCTTGAAGCGGCTTTTGGCTGCGTAGGCGAGGGCACGATGTACGAAGCAATAAAAAATATTCCGACGAGCCGTGATGGTAAAATGATCACGGGCATTTTGTGTGCAGTCATGGCGCGCCTGATGCTGCATAAGGGTATCGAGACGCTGCCTGAGAATGCGGGTGACGCACTCATGTCATTCAGCTTTGCGGGATTGTTGGTGTTTGTTACGCTGCTTTCGATCGTACGCTATAATACCGAACGCCCACTTTTTGAGCCATTCAAATAGCTTGCACTTTTTTTGCAAAGGCAGATGATGTGTCGAAATAACCAACCAGGAAGGTTGGCATGACGCACGAGAATACAGCAGGAATCAGACTTTACTTACAGCCCCGCATGTTGCTGGTTGGCGCGCTTGGATTTTTTAGCGGTTTCCCGCGTATGCTCATGGCGTCGACGCTTGCTGCGTGGCTTACCGATTCTGGTTTAAGCATGGCGGCGATCGGCTTATTCGCGTGGGTTGCGTTCCCATATAGCGTGAAGTTTCTGTGGGCACCTGCGATGGATTATGTGTCCTTGCCCTTTCTTTCGCGACGACGTAGTTGGCTTCTATGCGCCCAACTTTGGGTGGTGGGCATGTTGGTGGTGCTGTCGAATATTGATGCGTCCATTTCGCCTGTATGGATTGCCGTGGCGGCGCTTGTTTTGTCGATTGCTTCGGCCTCACAAGACATCGTGATTGATGCGTATCGTGCTGAGATTTTGCCGCGTGAAGAATATGGCGCTGGTGCCGCCTTCGCCGTGTTTGGTTATCGTTTAGGTATGCTCGTTTCCGGCGCTGGTGCCTTAGCGCTTGCCGACGTGGTGAGCTGGAGCGCTGTCTATATGGTGATGGCGGCAATTGCTGCCGTTTCTATTCCCTTCACCTTGTTCATGCCCGAGCCAGAAGCGCCCCCTGCGCGCAAATTACCCACGACCATCTGGGGTATGGTGAAGGAGCCGTTCGTGGATTTCATTCGCCGTACGCCCGCATGGCTTTTGGTGTTGCTATTCATTTTACTTTACCGTGTGCCTGACGGGTTTGTTGGTTTTATGACCACGCCCTTCTTGCTCGATTTAGGATTTACGAAAACCCAGCTTGGGGTGGTGAATAAGCTTTATGGCTTTGCAGCGACCATTGTGGGAATGATGGCGGGAGGATGGCTGATTCATCGCTATGGAGTGAAGCGGTGTTTGGTGCCGTTTGGTATGCTCGCGCTGTTGACGAATGTGGTGTATGTCGGCCAAGCGCAGATAGGGCCTGAACTATGGTATCTGGTGTTGGCCAATAGCTTTGACAATTTGGCAAGCGGCATGGCGTCGGCGGCGGCCATTGCATATATGATGTCACTCACCGAACGTACCCATACAGCTACTCAGTATGCACTGCTTTCGGCGCTGGCGGCCTTTGCGGTGACGGTATTGTCGGGCACAGCAGGGTGGATTGCCCAAGAATGGGGTTGGAGCGCCATGTACCTGACGTCGATGATACTTGGCATTCCAGGATTGATTTTGTGGCGCTTCATACGTTAAGCTAACCACGCGCACATGTTTATGGAGAGGCATTTTCTATGTTTTTTAGAAGTAGACCCACTGCATGGACGAAAACCCATCTGCTGACATTGCATAAGGCGGCTTCCCCTTTTGTGTGGATGAAGGGGTATTTCTACCAGCCTGAAAAAGGGCCGCGCGGCGAAACCTACATGCGCCAAAATTTAGCTGAGGTGCTGACGCGTGAGATTTTTGTAGAAGGTATGGGGCCTATAGAAGGACGTCGCTTTCTTGATGTTGGTTGTGGTGCAGGTGACTACATGGCGCTTATCGCGCATATGGGCGGCAACGTAAGCGGTATCGATTTGAACACGCAACAACTAGAGCGCGGGCGCGCCGCCTTTGCATCTGCTGGCTTGCGCGGCGATTTTGTTGAGGGTGATGCGCGCACGTTGCCATTCGCGGACGGGCAGTTTGATGTGGTGTATTCTGCCGATGTATTTGAGCATTTATCGTATGAAACGAAGCAATCCCTGATTGCTGAAATGTATCGTGTGTTAAAGCCAGGCGGCATTGTCATTATTAAAACACCGAATCTCGATTATTTGCGCGTAACGATTATGCTTAGACGTTTTATGCGACTGCTGAGGCTTAAAAGCCCGTTCATCTATATCGAGCACACGCGCAACAACCCTGATAATGAACATCATGGCTTGAGCACCTATCGTGAGCTGAACCATTTATTTGGCGCGCAACAGTTTTTAGAGCCCGAAACCATTCATGTGCCGCTACTGCGTGGCAAGCTTTATATTGCGCGCGATAGCTGGTTGCCGTTACGCACATTATTTAATGAGTGCATCATTCTGCGTTACCGTAAATCGGTGTTCTTGCCGACGGCTGAAATGTTAATCGCGCAGGCTAATCCCACTTTGCTTCAGGAGGTAGGGACATAAGGATGGCTTCAGGGTTGCCACCCGTCATTAATCCAAAGCGTGTCCCGCGATCATACAATAGGTTATACTCGGTGTAGCGTCCGCGCTTCCTTAGCTGGTGCTCACGCTGTTCTTGCGTCCATTTCTTATTCATATTCCGTGTGATAAGCTGTGGATAAATATCTGCGAATGCTTCGGCGACGGCTTGAGTGAAGTTAAAGCATTGATTCCAATCAAGATTAGCGTTGCTTGCCACTTCCATACCTATGGCGGTGCGCTCTTTGCCCAATCCTCCCTTACCGAATTGGCCAGGCGCAATCATGCCCCCCTGTGTGCCGAGGTGATTGAGTCCCAAATAATCATAGAAGATTCCACCCTCGCCACGCGCCTCGTTACGATGGGGGATGAAGAAGTATTCATCGCACCACGCTTTGAAGGCAGGGTAAAAGGCGGCATCGACTGGGTCGCAGACCGTCTGGAATGCTTTGTGGAAGTCCTGCGTATCTTTTGCGTCGGGGTACATGGGGTTCAAGTCGCCACCACCACCAAACCAAATACGCGCACCATCACCCACCACAATCATGCGCGTATTGAAATGCGCCGCAGGTACGAGCGGCGAGCATTGATGCGCAACGAGCGAAATGCCTGACGCCCAAAAACGCGGGTCTTCGGCGGCTCCAGGGATTTCTTTGCGAAAGGCCTCGGAAAACTCGCCCGTAACGGTCGAGATGTTCACGCCCACTTTTTCAAAAACGCGGCCCTTCATTAATGAAATTTCGCCACCACCACCTTCAGCGCGTTGCCATGGAGTGCGGTTAAAACGCCCAGCAGGTGCTTCGCTTTGCAATGTGTCTTCTATGGCTTCGAAGTGCGCGCAGATAGTATCACGCAGGCTGCGGAACCAATTCTCAGAGAGCGATTTTTTTTCAGTCAGTGTCATTTCACGTTCTATGCGTTGTGCTGTCGTTGGCATAAGCCCTCCTTCATATGGCGGCAAGGATAAAGCGCCGATCGCTACGTGTATTGATATAGGTCAAAATGCCCAACCTAATTGTCTAGAGGCTTCACCAACCACCATCCCTGCTGACATGGCTACGTTGAGTGAACGTACTCCCTCGCGCATTGGAATTACAATGACCTGTTCCATTAACTCGTACAGTGCGCGTGGTGTGCCTGCCGATTCACGCCCTAAGACGACATAATCACTGGGGTGATAGGCAATGTCGGTGTAGGAGATTGTGCCATCAGTTTCGAGCAGGAACATGCGCCCAGTGTGCTTCGTGCGGTAGGTTAAAAACGCGTCCCAGTCGGCGTGCTTGATGAGCGATGCCTGCGCGATGTAATCCATCCCCGCGCGCTTCAATTTTTGATCGTTGAGCGGGAAACCGCATGGCTCTACCACATGGATAGTTGCACCCATACAGGC
This sequence is a window from Alphaproteobacteria bacterium. Protein-coding genes within it:
- a CDS encoding paraslipin, whose amino-acid sequence is MFTPFLLLTVGFVGILVLFKGVKIVPQQTAWIIEKLGRFDRKLEPGLNILIPFIERVAYKHSLKEFAYDVQEQPAITRDNVTMMMDGVLYLRVIDPVQASYGVSDPIYAVSQLAQTTMRSEIGKLSLDQCFEERETLNANIVAAINQAAQAWGIQCMRYEIKNITPPATVLKAMELQVAAERQKRAEILQSEGLRQSKINMAEGAKQEVVLNSEGALTDQVNRAKGEAEAILAVAEATAKGIELVAAAIQKNGGEEAVSMKIAEQYVVAFEKLAKTSTTILLPANANDAGSMVAQALTIFEQIRGQKGAAKEALNAAPWGKPTKA
- a CDS encoding cytochrome c family protein, with product MNMKLNTIAMAILTAGVIGMVTGKVTQFMYDGGPAHPGAHHEEKRGYSIEVVETTTGGAPAAAAGPADISALYANADIAAGADYFSKKCSTCHTIEQGEPNKIGPNLYGIMGGPRAHAAGFGYSDALKNAGGKWGWEEMNAFQWNPKKAIPGTIMAYAGNKKDQERANLIAYLNSKGSNLPYPPVKAPEAVPAAEEAPAEKK
- a CDS encoding 3-deoxy-manno-octulosonate cytidylyltransferase; the protein is MTIRPLIVIPARLAATRLPEKPLAMIGDVPMIVHVWRRAVESGIGDVLVACDSERIAAPIRQAGGVAVLTDANLPSGSDRVWAAIHESNHEIIINLQGDLPTLEPQLLSVLLDTLSRSGADIATLAAPITRAEEHTNPSVVKAVIGQDGRALYFTRATAPHGEGARYHHIGIYAYKRDALRKFIGWAPSPLEIREKLEQLRALENGLQIAVSVVDTVPLGVDTPEDLERAREMLVG
- a CDS encoding adenosine kinase, whose protein sequence is MNKPYHVVAIGNAIVDVLSFADDAFVQKEGMNKGTMCLIDEARAEELYNKMGPSTEVSGGSAANTLAGLASLGAKTAFIGKVYKDELGKIFRHDLTSLGVDFSTPAADKGKATARCLICVTPDGQRTMNTFIGACNELYERDIDEALIAKAQIVYGEGYMWDQECAKIALKKSFALAKQHGAKVAFTLSDVFCVERSRDEFLNMIENDFDILFCNEAEARALYPGNDFPAILDALQGKCDIIAITMSDKGSLILTKDKRTMVDAVPVREVVDTTGAGDLYAAGFLYGYVNGMDLRDCGRLGSACASDIITHLGARAQKSLKRLLAA
- a CDS encoding MFS transporter, producing the protein MTHENTAGIRLYLQPRMLLVGALGFFSGFPRMLMASTLAAWLTDSGLSMAAIGLFAWVAFPYSVKFLWAPAMDYVSLPFLSRRRSWLLCAQLWVVGMLVVLSNIDASISPVWIAVAALVLSIASASQDIVIDAYRAEILPREEYGAGAAFAVFGYRLGMLVSGAGALALADVVSWSAVYMVMAAIAAVSIPFTLFMPEPEAPPARKLPTTIWGMVKEPFVDFIRRTPAWLLVLLFILLYRVPDGFVGFMTTPFLLDLGFTKTQLGVVNKLYGFAATIVGMMAGGWLIHRYGVKRCLVPFGMLALLTNVVYVGQAQIGPELWYLVLANSFDNLASGMASAAAIAYMMSLTERTHTATQYALLSALAAFAVTVLSGTAGWIAQEWGWSAMYLTSMILGIPGLILWRFIR
- a CDS encoding class I SAM-dependent methyltransferase, whose translation is MFFRSRPTAWTKTHLLTLHKAASPFVWMKGYFYQPEKGPRGETYMRQNLAEVLTREIFVEGMGPIEGRRFLDVGCGAGDYMALIAHMGGNVSGIDLNTQQLERGRAAFASAGLRGDFVEGDARTLPFADGQFDVVYSADVFEHLSYETKQSLIAEMYRVLKPGGIVIIKTPNLDYLRVTIMLRRFMRLLRLKSPFIYIEHTRNNPDNEHHGLSTYRELNHLFGAQQFLEPETIHVPLLRGKLYIARDSWLPLRTLFNECIILRYRKSVFLPTAEMLIAQANPTLLQEVGT
- the hemF gene encoding oxygen-dependent coproporphyrinogen oxidase encodes the protein MPTTAQRIEREMTLTEKKSLSENWFRSLRDTICAHFEAIEDTLQSEAPAGRFNRTPWQRAEGGGGEISLMKGRVFEKVGVNISTVTGEFSEAFRKEIPGAAEDPRFWASGISLVAHQCSPLVPAAHFNTRMIVVGDGARIWFGGGGDLNPMYPDAKDTQDFHKAFQTVCDPVDAAFYPAFKAWCDEYFFIPHRNEARGEGGIFYDYLGLNHLGTQGGMIAPGQFGKGGLGKERTAIGMEVASNANLDWNQCFNFTQAVAEAFADIYPQLITRNMNKKWTQEQREHQLRKRGRYTEYNLLYDRGTRFGLMTGGNPEAILMSLPPEAKWD
- a CDS encoding tRNA (cytidine(34)-2'-O)-methyltransferase, which translates into the protein MINLVLYQPDIPQNLGAMLRLSACMGATIHVVEPCGFPLNDQKLKRAGMDYIAQASLIKHADWDAFLTYRTKHTGRMFLLETDGTISYTDIAYHPSDYVVLGRESAGTPRALYELMEQVIVIPMREGVRSLNVAMSAGMVVGEASRQLGWAF